GTGCCCAAGGTGTAATATTTGCCCATAACACATGACCCGATAAATTTAACTTTACCGCAACAACATCATTCTCTTTATCTTCAGTAAGATCTTCAATGACAACCGGAAGAATATTACGGATTGAACTATATTGAGGCTGCTGTTTAATGAGCGAGACATCATTAGCGCGGATACGCAAACGAATTTTTCTTCCCTCTTCAATACAATTACAAGGGGACTTAACCCAAATACCTTGCTGGCTATTATTGAGTGTCACTTTGGTCATAGGATGATCTGAATGTAGTTCTGAAATCGTTCCTTCCAGTAACGCTGAATGCTCTGACGCGTTTAACCATGGTCTCATTAATGGAGAGCTCCAAACAGAGGTAATATCACCGGATAAACTGACTGCTCCTTGATTTAACAGCACCATATTATCAGCTAGTCGTAAAATCTCATCTAAGCTATGTGATACATAAAGGATTGGAATTTTAATCTCTTTTGCAAGGCGCTCTAAATAAGGCATGACTTCATGCTTTCTTGGTAGATCTAGAGACGCTAATGGTTCATCCATAATTAACAGTGCAGGTTCAGATAAAATTGCTCGTCCGATAGCTACGCGTTGTTTTTCACCACCAGATAAAGAATGTGGGTAACGAGCCAATAAGGATTCAATATCTAATAACTTCACTACATCGTTAAAATGCGGTGTTCTTTTTCCACCACAACCATACAGTAAATTACCTTCGACTTTATAATGAGGAAATAAACGAGCATCTTGAAACACATAACCGATATTACGTTTTTCTGGCGGCATCGATACTCTTGATTCTGAATCAAATAAAACACGATTATTTAATGTAATACGGCCCTCTTCTGGAGAAGTTAATCCGCTAATCACATTGGCAAGTGAGGACTTCCCAGCACCAGAACGCCCAAAGATCGCACTGATACCAGAAGAAGGAAGTGATAATTTAACGTCTAATAACAAATCACCAAGTTGTTTTTTTATATCAATCACTAACATGACTTAACCCATCAACTTCTTTTTGCTTGCACGAGCCAAAAATTCAGACAATAGCAATGAGATTAAAGCGACAATGATTGAAATAACACACAAGCGTGCCGCTTCCATCTCTGCTCCTGGGATCTCAATATAACTGAACATCGCAAGGGGTAAAGTACGTGTTTCACCCTCAATATTAGAGACAAAACTGATGGTTGCCCCAAACTCTCCCAAGCTACGAGCGAAAGCTAAAACGGCTCCAGTAAGAATACCCGGTAGCATCAAAGGAAGCGTGATAGTAGAAAAAACTTTAAAGCGTGAAGCACCAAGAGTTCTTGCCGCCTGTTCCAATTTTTGGTCAACAGATTCTAACGCTAGACGAATAGCACGAACCATTAACGGCAAAGCGACAATCGCGGAGGCTAAAGCAGCACCCTTCCAATTAAAGCTAAAGGTTAACCCAAACCACTCATAGAGCCATTTACCAATAATACCCTGTCTCCCCATTGAGATAAGCAATAAGTATCCAATAACAACAGGAGGTAATACCAAAGGCAAATGAATAATACCATCTAGTATGGACTTTCCTTTAAAGTCACAACGCGCTAATAGCCAAGCGAGCAAGATCCCGATGGGCAATGAAAAGCTCACCGCAATTCCTGCGATTTTTAAGCTTAATAATAGCGCTTCTATTTCATAATCTGTCAGTATCATTTGAAAGGGGTAAATCCGTATTTCATAAATCGACTTGTTGCATTTTCAGACAATAAATAATGATAAAAATCTAACACATCTTTCGATGATTTATCTTTAACAATGGCGATTGGGTAAACAATCGGATCATGCGATTCATTAGGAAATTCCTCAACAATCTTAACGCCTTTTGAAGAAAGCGCATCGGTTTTATATACAATACCTAATGGCGCTTCATCTCGCTCTACAAACAACAATGCTGAACGAACATTATTTCCTGATGCGATTCGATGACTAACCGACTCCCAACGCTTTTGGTTCTCTAAACTTTGCTTACCATAAATACCTGCTGGAACATGCCTAGGATCTGCCATAGAAAGACGCAGATCTTTTTGTTGAACAAACCACTGCCATGAATCCACTTTTGGCGTGCTTTTTGAAGCAACGAGTACTAAGCTATTTTTTAATAAATCTCGATTTGTGTTCGGCTCTATTTGATCCTGATTTACTAAATAATCCATCCACTTAGTATTAGCGGATAAATAAATATCAGCAGGAGCTCCATTTGCTATCTGGCGAGCAAGAGAAGATGAGCCAGCATAACTTACACGAATTTTATTTCCAGTTTGGCGTTGGTAAGCATAAACAATATCATCCATTACATTCGTTAGTGATGATGCGGCATAAACCGTCACATTTGCAGAAGCAAAAAATGTACTCATCATTAAAGTTAAAAACAGCATTATTCGTAACATTAGTGTTCCCTTTAATAAGCTTTATTCTTTTCAAAAACATCAGGCCAAATTAATGATAAATCTAAACTTTCTTCCATTGATTTTGCAATACGCTCAATGGCCTCTTCTTGGATATCGTGCATATTAATTGCTTGGCATTTTTCTAATCCAGCCCATGTTAAAATCGCCTCAAATGCTTCTGGTTCATCAAAAACACCATGTAAGTACGTACCAAAAATAGAGTTTTCACTATTAATAGTACCATCATATCTCATCGCATCTTTTGTATGAATACTGATTGGTCTATGCTCTTGTCCTAAGTTAGTGCTCACTCCTGCGTGTATCTCATATCCTTTCACTTTTACAGCACTTTGGTTAGGTAATACTAACTTTCCTTCCACTAAAGTCAGTTGCTTTTGTTTTTGTAATTCTGTCGAAATAGATAAATACCCTAACCCTTTAATACTACAAGGAGCCCCTTCAATACCAAGTGGGTCAGCAAGATATTCACCAAGCATTTGATAACCACCACAAATTCCCATCACTTTCCCGCCATAACGTAAATGACGTTCAATATCTTTATCCCACCCCTGTGCCTTTACGTAATCTAAGTCGGCCTGAACCGATTTACTGCCTGGCAAAATAATAAAGTCAGCGCCAGATAAAGACTCCCCTTTCCCAATAAATTGCAAATCAATATCTGGATGTAAACGTAATGGGTCAAAATCCGTATGATTACTGATACGAGTAACGACTGGTACTTTAACTACAAACTTACCTTTATCCAGTTGTTCGCTTTTTATCGCATCTTCAGCTTCTAAATTTAAGCCATGCAAATAGGGAATGACACCCAATACAGGCTTACCCGTTTTTTCTTCCAACCATTCAAGTCCCGGAACGAGAAGCGAAATATCACCTCGAAAACGGTTAATAACGAAACCTTTTACCCGAGCTTGCTCTGATTCAGACAATAAAGCTAATGTGCCATAAAGATGAGCAAATACTCCACCACGATCAATATCGGCGACAATGATTACAGGAACATCAGCCGCTTCCGCAAATCCCATATTCGCAATATCATTTTCACGTAAATTTATCTCAGCGGGGCTCCCTGCTCCTTCAATAACGACGCATTCATAGTTATTAGATAAATAAGAAAATGATTCTAATACATACGGCATTGCCAATTTTTTATAATCATGAAACCCCCACGCATCCATGGTTTCAATCGCCTTTCCTTGAACAATGACTTGCGCGCCAATATCTGTATTTGGCTTGAGTAAGATAGGATTCATATGAACATGCGGTTTAACCCTTGCTGCATCAGCTTGAAGAGCTTGAGCTCGGCCGATCTCTCCACCATCTTCTGTTACCGCGCTATTTAGCGCCATATTTTGTGGTTTAAAAGGGGCAACTTGGATCCCTTTATTGGCAAGTAATCGGCATAAGCCTGCCACTAGAACTGTTTTTCCAGCATCTGATGTGGTTCCTTGAACCATCAAAGGAGAATATTTACGCATAATTCCATCTAAATTCATAAAATTTTTAAGAACAAGAATAATAACATCAATCGATTATCGCTTCTTGTTTAAAAATGAATGGAATATGAACATATCCCTCACGCTAGATTCAAACTGTATTTGCTTTAATAGAGGCATCTAAACGAGACAAGTACTGGGTACTAGGTACTAGGTACTAGAAATTATTTTAAAAAAGGAAGCCATTATGAAAAAGACAATTATCGCAATCACAGCAGCTCTAATCCTATCTCCTACTATCGCTCTTGCTGATGGTGGACATAATAAAGATCATAACTCTCGCACTTTTAATTATACAGGACCGGTTGAAACTACAACGGTTGCCGAACTATTAACTGATACAAGTATGTTTGCAGAGCAAGACGCTATTATTGATGGAAGAATCATCCGTCACATTCGTAAAGACAAATATGTATTTACTGATGGGACAAAAGAAATTCAAATTGAATTAGATGATGATATTTCACAGCCCACGGCAATCAATGAAACAACCAAAGTTCGTATCTTCGGGGAATATGAAGGTGGTAGTACACCAGAAATCGAAGTAGAACGAATTCAATTACTATAAAACCCCCTCTCCTTATAAACTGGCCTGCTTTTTGCAGGCTTTTTTATAGATAAAATTCATGAATATCAGGTTATAAGGTTATGGCATCTACAAAATTCATCAAAAAAGCGTTTTTATTAGCAACAGCGCTATCTTCTTCGACAGCAATGGCAAATAACTTTCCTTATAGCTTTTTTGAAGCACGAATTGGAACCAGTCCTGGTACTTATGGGGTTCAAGTTAACCAACAATTCACTGAAAACTCTCATTTGATAGCAAAGGCAGATACTAAATTTTCTGGCGATTGGGATATTAGCGGTGGTATTGGTTTTAACGGTCCAGTTAACGAATTTTCTGATATTTACGGCCAATTATTACTACACAACGTGAAAGATAAAGGAAGCGATAAATTTGGCGATGAAATGCTTACCGAGATTAATATCGGTTTCCGAGTGTGGTTAATGCAGCAAATTGAAGTAGGTGCACAATACGGTCAATTGTTTGATAGTAACGACAGTAAGAATATTGGTAGTGTTCATTTCCGATTCCATTCAACAGAACAATTATCTGTGGGTGCAGAAGCCAAATTTAATGGTGTATATGGCGGACAAATGATGATGACTGCTCGTTTCACATTCTAACTCCCTCTTTAACGAACATAACCATCTATATAAGTCAGCAAAAAATTGCTGACTTCATATTCACCATGTGAATATGAAATACTTTCACTATTACTATTCCCTTCAAAAAAAACTTAAATAATCATAAATTAAACACTTAATTGTAGCTTAACTCATCGTTGTCGTCTCAAAAATAAAACGACAGAAAAACAGTAAAATAACGCCTTGTCTTTAACAGTATGGAAACATAAGTTGTAATCATGTTGTATCATGGATGACAAACTATGAATCTATTCCATAAGTTATTTTTTACTCTACTTATATTACCGATAAACGCTGAAGCACTTGAGCTAGCCCCTCTAAGTAATAAATCCTATAAAGGTGATTACAATGAGATATCAAAAAAAGGGGTAATTCGTGTTCTTGTTTCAATGGAAGTAGGTTTTTATCAAGTAAGTAATGGTAAACCCATCGGAATAATTTCAGAATTTCTCTCACACTTTGAGCGACATTTAGCAAAAAAAAATGATCACACTCATATTCGAATTATTCCCGTCTCTGATGATGATTTACTATGGTCATTAAAAGCAGGGTTTGGAGACATTGCCGTTGGTCACTTAGCGATCACCAAAGCTCGATTACGCCATATCGACTTTAGTACTCCCACAATAAAAGACAGTGAGGAGTGGTTAATCACAGCTAAAGGGCACGCCCCTATCACTGAACTAGCCGATCTTTCAGGTAAAGAGATATGGGTAAAAGGCAGCTCCAGTTACTTTGAGACACTTCAAAACATTAATGAACAACTGACATCAAATAATATGGCTCCTATGGATGTTCATTTTTTGGAAGAATCATTAGGTGATAATGAAGTTCTTGAGATGGTTGAAAATAAATTATTGCCAGCAACCGTAATAGAAAACTATCGAGCAATACTATGGAAAAAGATCATTCCTAACATTCAATATCATGAAGAATTCCCATTAAAACAAGATATTAATATCGCTTGGGCAGTACGAAAAAATAGTCCTCAGCTAACTAATGTCATAAATCAGTACATTACTAAAATAAAAAAAGGGTCATTTCTAGGCAATTTGATTTATAAAAAATACCTTAATGACGAAAAGTGGTTAGCGAAAATTCTACAAACCGATAATATCGATAAGCTTTACGAGCTGTCTGATATATTTAAACACTACTCTAGTATGTATAACTTAGATTGGCAGCTAACCTCAGCCTTAGCTTATCAAGAGTCGAGGTTGGATAATAAGGCCGTATCTCATAAAGGCGCTGTTGGAATAATGCAAGTCTTACCGAGCACAGCAAAAGATAAGCATGTACAAATAGAGAATATTTATACCTTAGAAAACAACATACATGCAGGTATTAAATATTTAAGCTTTGTGCATAAACGATATTTTGATAAACCAGAAATATCAGCAGATAATCAACTCTACTTCTCATTGGCGGCTTATAATGCAGGACCAGCTAAAATAAGACGCATTCGAAAAAAAGCGCAGGAACAAGGCTATGACCCTAATGTCTGGTTCAATAATGTGGAATTAATGGCGCTGAAGTATATCAGTAAAGAACCCGTTCATTATGTATCAAACATAAGTCGTTACTATGTGATTTATAAACAAATAGTTCAGTTAAAAGAACAAAAAGAGCAACGTAATGCGTTAAATAAAGCCACATTCGACTTTGATAATATCTAATATAAATCGAGAGCATAGAATGAAGAGGACTTGAATTTCATCTAATTTCAACATAAATTGTTAATACGCTGTTAAACAAGGACTCATAACATGGATCGTTTACGTCACGTTTTCTGGGTATTATTACTGCTTCCTCAGCTCGCTCTTGCAATAGAGCTTTCACCGTTAACTCAAACGCCTTATGTTGGCGATTTGAAAGCACTAGAGAAAAAAGGAACGATACGAGTATTAGTATCTGCTGATCTTGGCTTTTACTACATAGAAAAAGGGCAACCGAAGGGGATCATTGCCGAATTTCTTCATCATTTCGAATTACATTTACGCAAAAATAAAATTCGCGTTAATGTTCAAGTCATCCCTATCCCACGGGATGACTTATTTACCGCTTTAGAACGAGGCTTTGGTGATCTTGCCGTTGCTAACCTAACGATTACCCCACAACGACTGCAATTTGTCGATTTTAGTGATCCTGTGATCAGTAACAGCCAAGAGTGGCTCGTTAGCTCGCCATCTACACCTCCTTTAGAATCTCTAGAAGATTTATCAGGTAAAGAAGTATGGGTTAGACCAAGCTCAAGCTATTTTGAGAGCTTACAACGAATTAATAAACAGTTATCTTCCCAAGGGATCTCCCCTATCAATGTTCAATTCTTAGAAGAAAATTTACAAGACTATGAATTAATGGAAATGCTCAACCAAGATATTTTACCAATTACGGTTATCGATAGTCATAAATCTCGTCTTTGGTCTCAAGTCATGAAGAATATCACCATATATGAAACTCTTCCGATTAGAGAAAACGCCAATATTGGTTGGGCAATGAGGAAAAACAGCCCTCAATTAAAAACAGCAGTAAACAAATACATTAGAACCATTCGACAAGGCTCTTTTTTGGGTAATGTTATTTATAAGAAATACCTTGCTAACACCAAGTGGCTAAAAAAAGCAGTAGACCCTGAAACAGTAAAACAATTTAAAAATTTGGCCGTGCTCTTTGAACAATATGCGGATAAATATGAATTTGATTGGTTAATGATTTCAGCTCAAGCTTATCAAGAGTCCAAATTCAATAACCGTCTTGTCTCACACATGGGTGCTGTTGGGATCATGCAGGTGTTGCCTAAAACAGCCAAAGAACCTTACATAAATATCAAAAATTTTAGAGAGCTAGAAAACAACATCCATGCCGGTGTTAAGTATATGAGTTTTGTACATAAACGTTACTTTTTAAAACCAGAGATAACAGAAGAGAACCAAATGTACTTTTCTTTAGCTGCTTATAATGCAGGTCCGGCAAATGTTCGTAAAATGCGTAGAATGGCAATAAAACATGGATATGACCCTAATATTTGGTTCAATAACGTCGAGATAATGGCAAGAAAATACGTAAGTAAAGAGCCTGTTCACTATGTTGCAAATATCAGTCGCTATTACGTTATTTATAAGCAAATAGCTCAGCTTCAAATCCACAGAGAGCAACGAAACGCTGCTACTTATAAACTCTTTTAGATATGGCAAAATAAAAACGCCCACATAATTGTGGGCGTTTTTATTAATAATGTATCAGTAGAAAAATACGTTATTTCTCTACTTTCACTTTAGGTTGAATAAACTTTTTACTGACATCAACAACAGCTACATCACGAAAGAAAGTTCGACCAAGTAACACAGGGAATGTCATATGCGTACGATCATTCAGAGTGAATTCAGTTTTGGTTTTTAAATCACCAATTTGAACCCAAGCTTCAATTACAGGACGATCAGTTCGTTTTTCTGTACTTGATTGTCGAATAGTCACGATACGAGATACAGGAGACTCAAACTCTTTGGTTTCTTTTTCATTATGAGCTAATTTAAATTTAACCCAATCCTTACCATCACGCTCAAACATTTCAATATCTACAGCTGAAATAGAAGACGTTGTTGCCCCTGTATCTATACGAGCTTTAGCATTGTGATTAATGGCTTTAATGTAAATCCATTCTTCTTCACCTAACAGCAATTTTCCATCCGCCGTTTTTAACTCATTTGCTTCTGGTTTAACTGGAGGTTTAGGATCTACTTGCGGTTTTTGCTCTGGTTTTACTTCAGGCTTTGTTTCTGGAGTAACAGGTTGCTCTACCGATGGATTCGTTGCTCCATCAGTTTCCGACGTTGTTGTAGCCGTCGACATACAACCAGCAAGTAGTATAGGTAAAAGTAACGTTGACCATTTTTTAGTTATCTTCATTCGTTTTCCTTTACGGTTTATCTGTTATATTTCATTAGTATAGTTAATATCTCTAATTTTTCTGTTACTTATTTGCAACAGAGGCAACAGATTTAGCAATATAATCAATGTGTTTTTCTTGCATTCCTGCAATATTGATTCGCCCATCTCCAACGGCGTAAATACCATGCTCTGATTTTAAAGATGCCATTTGCTCTGGCGTAAAACCAATTACTGAGAACATACCTTTATGTTGTTCAATAAAATCAAATGTCTCTGATTGTGTTTCATTACGCAGTGCTTCACATAAGTTAGTTCGTAAACCAACTAAGCGTTTTTGCATCTCATCCAATTCAGTGCGCCACGATAACGTTAATTGATCATCATTTAAAATTCGACCAACAATCGCAGCACCATGATCTGGTGGCATAGTGTAAGTCGCACGAGCCATTTGCAGCAGTTTCGCTTTAGCATTCATTGCTATCTCAATATTGCCAGCGATCACCATAGCCGCACCTGTTCGTTCACGATACAAACCAAAATTTTTCGAGCATGATGTTGCTATAAACATTTGAGGTACACGGTCTGCCATAAACCGCAAACCAGCCGCATCAGCTTCTAATCCGTCACCAAATCCTTGGTATGCAATATCAACAAAAGGAATAAAACCATTTTTTAATGCTAACTCTGTAATAGCAATCCAATCCGAAAGACGAATATCTGCACCAGTTGGGTTATGACAACAACCGTGCAGTAAAATGATATCTTTAGGACCCGCTTTTGCTAAGTCAGCAAGCATAGCTTCGCTATCCACCTGTTTTGTCAGAGGATTGAAATATGTGTAATGACGAACTTTAAGACCAGCCGCTTCCATTACTGGTTGATGATTAACGTAACTTGGATTACTTATCCAAACTGTTGCATCAGGTTCTGTTGATTTAATTAAATCAGCAAGCATACGTAAAGCACCACTCGCTCCAGGAGTTTGAATGGCAGAAACACGCTCATAAGCTGAGGTATCACGTAACAATAAATCAACCATGCTTTGATTAAAAACTTCACAACCAGCAAGACCAACATAAGCTTTTGTGGTTTGCTCTGCTGCAATAGATTTCGCCGAATCGCTTACGGCTTTCATGATTGGTGTTAAACCTTGATCGTTACGATAAACACCGATACCGAGATCGACTTTATTATCGCGATCATCGGCTCGATATTCGATAGAAAGAGAAAGAATGGGATCTTTAGCAGGAGTCGCTATATTTTGCAGCATATTTTCATATCCTTATGATCTGTAATGTATTTAAGTTACCATTCAGATAGGAAAATATCACGTTTTATTGTTTAGATTTTTACAATTTTCTTACAATACATTGAATGTATGAATAATCTGATTGCTACTACCACGCCAATCCAATGATGGATCCGCTTTGTCTTGTTCAAAACGACCATCAATTAACGTATCAATTAAGTCAACAATCTCTTTTTGTGTTGGATTTAGCTCACTTAGGGTGTAGCCCGTCCACATCCAAATGTCTTTACTTTCACATTCAGATTTAACACGTTTTACTAGCTTAAGAACAGATTCACAATTCATTGGATGAAGAGGATCGCCGCCCGACAATGACAATCCTCTACGTGGAATACGTGTATCATTCAGATCAGTAATAATCTTATCTTCTAGCTCTTTCGTAAAAAGATGTCCTGAATTTGGATTAAGTGTGGATTTGTTATAGCACCCTTTACAGTTGTGCTCACAACCTGAAACGAACAGGGTACAGCGCGTACCCGGTCCATTAACCACATCAATTGAATGATATACGTGATAGTTCATTATAAATGTTTCACTCGACGTTGAACTTCTTCTTGTTTACCGAAGTTAAATGGACGTGCATCGGGGCTACCTAAATAACCACACACACGACGTGTTACGGATACTTTCGTTGAATCATGATTGCCACATTTAGGACAAGTGAAGCCTTTACTTGTACATTCAAATTCACCGTTATAACCACATTCGTAGCACTCATCAATCGGTGTATTTGTGCCGTAATAAGGAACACGCGTATAGCTGTAATCCCATACGTTTTCTAATGCTTCAATGTTACGTTGCATGTTAGGGAATTCACCATAACAAATGAAGCCACCACTTGAGATTTCTGGGTATGGCATTTCAAAGTCAATCTTATCGTATGGATTCACTTTCTTCTGTACATCTAAGTGGAAACTGTTTGTGTAGTAGCCTTTATCTGTCACTTTATCAATCACACCAAATTGTGTGTTATCAAGCTTACAGAAACGAGAACATAAGTTTTCACTTGGAGTACCATACAAGCTAAAGCCAAAACCAGTTTCTTTTGTCCATACTTGAACAGCGTCTTTTAGGTACTGAATAATCTCTAATGCTTTAACTTGAAGCTCTGCATTGTCATATAGGTGATCATCACTACCAAATAGTGCTTCGATTGTTTCATGTACACCAATGTAGCCAAGCGATACAGATGCACGACCGTTTTTAAAGATATTAATGATGTCATCATCTGGTTTTAGACGAACACCACACGCCCCTTCCATGTAAAGGATTGGAGCAACACGAGCTTTAACGCCTTCTAAACGAGAAATACGTGATTCTAGCGCACGACGACATAGCACTAAGCGCTCATCAAGCAGTTTATAGAATGTATCTACGTCACCTTTTGCTTCAATCGCAACACGAGGTAGGTTTAAGCTCACCACACCTAAGTTATTACGACCATCGTGAATTTGCTCACCGTTCTCTTCATATAAATCTAGGAAGCTACGACAACCCATTGGTGTTTTAAATGAACCCGTTACTTCAACGACTTTGTCATAGTTAAGGATATCTGGGTACATGCGTTTTGACGCACATTCTAATGCTAATTGTTTAATATCGTAGTTTGGATCTGCTTTTTTATGGTTTAGACCATCACGAATAGCAAATACTAATTTAGGGAATACCGCTGTTTTACGGTTTTTACCTAGACCTGCAATACGGTTTTCTAAAATAGAGCGTTGGATCAGTTTTGATTCCCAGCTCGTACCTAAACCAAAGCCGAATGTTACAAATGGTGTTTGTCCGTTTGCTGTATGTAATGTGTTTACTTCGTATTCAAGCGATTGGAATGCGTCATAACATTCTTTTTCTGTTTGAGCTTGAGCAAAAGCTTCAGCATCAGGAATGCCCCATTTTTCAGCAAGCTTTAACGCTTTTTCATAACTCACAGTTACGTAAGGCGCTAAA
The window above is part of the Aliivibrio fischeri ATCC 7744 = JCM 18803 = DSM 507 genome. Proteins encoded here:
- the modC gene encoding molybdenum ABC transporter ATP-binding protein ModC, whose product is MLVIDIKKQLGDLLLDVKLSLPSSGISAIFGRSGAGKSSLANVISGLTSPEEGRITLNNRVLFDSESRVSMPPEKRNIGYVFQDARLFPHYKVEGNLLYGCGGKRTPHFNDVVKLLDIESLLARYPHSLSGGEKQRVAIGRAILSEPALLIMDEPLASLDLPRKHEVMPYLERLAKEIKIPILYVSHSLDEILRLADNMVLLNQGAVSLSGDITSVWSSPLMRPWLNASEHSALLEGTISELHSDHPMTKVTLNNSQQGIWVKSPCNCIEEGRKIRLRIRANDVSLIKQQPQYSSIRNILPVVIEDLTEDKENDVVAVKLNLSGHVLWANITPWARDELQLDIGQSWFAQIKGVSVTQSDLCSK
- the modB gene encoding molybdate ABC transporter permease subunit — its product is MILTDYEIEALLLSLKIAGIAVSFSLPIGILLAWLLARCDFKGKSILDGIIHLPLVLPPVVIGYLLLISMGRQGIIGKWLYEWFGLTFSFNWKGAALASAIVALPLMVRAIRLALESVDQKLEQAARTLGASRFKVFSTITLPLMLPGILTGAVLAFARSLGEFGATISFVSNIEGETRTLPLAMFSYIEIPGAEMEAARLCVISIIVALISLLLSEFLARASKKKLMG
- the modA gene encoding molybdate ABC transporter substrate-binding protein — its product is MLRIMLFLTLMMSTFFASANVTVYAASSLTNVMDDIVYAYQRQTGNKIRVSYAGSSSLARQIANGAPADIYLSANTKWMDYLVNQDQIEPNTNRDLLKNSLVLVASKSTPKVDSWQWFVQQKDLRLSMADPRHVPAGIYGKQSLENQKRWESVSHRIASGNNVRSALLFVERDEAPLGIVYKTDALSSKGVKIVEEFPNESHDPIVYPIAIVKDKSSKDVLDFYHYLLSENATSRFMKYGFTPFK
- a CDS encoding cobyric acid synthase, with product MRKYSPLMVQGTTSDAGKTVLVAGLCRLLANKGIQVAPFKPQNMALNSAVTEDGGEIGRAQALQADAARVKPHVHMNPILLKPNTDIGAQVIVQGKAIETMDAWGFHDYKKLAMPYVLESFSYLSNNYECVVIEGAGSPAEINLRENDIANMGFAEAADVPVIIVADIDRGGVFAHLYGTLALLSESEQARVKGFVINRFRGDISLLVPGLEWLEEKTGKPVLGVIPYLHGLNLEAEDAIKSEQLDKGKFVVKVPVVTRISNHTDFDPLRLHPDIDLQFIGKGESLSGADFIILPGSKSVQADLDYVKAQGWDKDIERHLRYGGKVMGICGGYQMLGEYLADPLGIEGAPCSIKGLGYLSISTELQKQKQLTLVEGKLVLPNQSAVKVKGYEIHAGVSTNLGQEHRPISIHTKDAMRYDGTINSENSIFGTYLHGVFDEPEAFEAILTWAGLEKCQAINMHDIQEEAIERIAKSMEESLDLSLIWPDVFEKNKAY
- a CDS encoding YgiW/YdeI family stress tolerance OB fold protein; translation: MKKTIIAITAALILSPTIALADGGHNKDHNSRTFNYTGPVETTTVAELLTDTSMFAEQDAIIDGRIIRHIRKDKYVFTDGTKEIQIELDDDISQPTAINETTKVRIFGEYEGGSTPEIEVERIQLL
- a CDS encoding MltF family protein, with the translated sequence MNLFHKLFFTLLILPINAEALELAPLSNKSYKGDYNEISKKGVIRVLVSMEVGFYQVSNGKPIGIISEFLSHFERHLAKKNDHTHIRIIPVSDDDLLWSLKAGFGDIAVGHLAITKARLRHIDFSTPTIKDSEEWLITAKGHAPITELADLSGKEIWVKGSSSYFETLQNINEQLTSNNMAPMDVHFLEESLGDNEVLEMVENKLLPATVIENYRAILWKKIIPNIQYHEEFPLKQDINIAWAVRKNSPQLTNVINQYITKIKKGSFLGNLIYKKYLNDEKWLAKILQTDNIDKLYELSDIFKHYSSMYNLDWQLTSALAYQESRLDNKAVSHKGAVGIMQVLPSTAKDKHVQIENIYTLENNIHAGIKYLSFVHKRYFDKPEISADNQLYFSLAAYNAGPAKIRRIRKKAQEQGYDPNVWFNNVELMALKYISKEPVHYVSNISRYYVIYKQIVQLKEQKEQRNALNKATFDFDNI
- a CDS encoding MltF family protein; this translates as MDRLRHVFWVLLLLPQLALAIELSPLTQTPYVGDLKALEKKGTIRVLVSADLGFYYIEKGQPKGIIAEFLHHFELHLRKNKIRVNVQVIPIPRDDLFTALERGFGDLAVANLTITPQRLQFVDFSDPVISNSQEWLVSSPSTPPLESLEDLSGKEVWVRPSSSYFESLQRINKQLSSQGISPINVQFLEENLQDYELMEMLNQDILPITVIDSHKSRLWSQVMKNITIYETLPIRENANIGWAMRKNSPQLKTAVNKYIRTIRQGSFLGNVIYKKYLANTKWLKKAVDPETVKQFKNLAVLFEQYADKYEFDWLMISAQAYQESKFNNRLVSHMGAVGIMQVLPKTAKEPYINIKNFRELENNIHAGVKYMSFVHKRYFLKPEITEENQMYFSLAAYNAGPANVRKMRRMAIKHGYDPNIWFNNVEIMARKYVSKEPVHYVANISRYYVIYKQIAQLQIHREQRNAATYKLF
- a CDS encoding ATP-dependent zinc protease family protein, which produces MKITKKWSTLLLPILLAGCMSTATTTSETDGATNPSVEQPVTPETKPEVKPEQKPQVDPKPPVKPEANELKTADGKLLLGEEEWIYIKAINHNAKARIDTGATTSSISAVDIEMFERDGKDWVKFKLAHNEKETKEFESPVSRIVTIRQSSTEKRTDRPVIEAWVQIGDLKTKTEFTLNDRTHMTFPVLLGRTFFRDVAVVDVSKKFIQPKVKVEK
- a CDS encoding amino acid aminotransferase — translated: MLQNIATPAKDPILSLSIEYRADDRDNKVDLGIGVYRNDQGLTPIMKAVSDSAKSIAAEQTTKAYVGLAGCEVFNQSMVDLLLRDTSAYERVSAIQTPGASGALRMLADLIKSTEPDATVWISNPSYVNHQPVMEAAGLKVRHYTYFNPLTKQVDSEAMLADLAKAGPKDIILLHGCCHNPTGADIRLSDWIAITELALKNGFIPFVDIAYQGFGDGLEADAAGLRFMADRVPQMFIATSCSKNFGLYRERTGAAMVIAGNIEIAMNAKAKLLQMARATYTMPPDHGAAIVGRILNDDQLTLSWRTELDEMQKRLVGLRTNLCEALRNETQSETFDFIEQHKGMFSVIGFTPEQMASLKSEHGIYAVGDGRINIAGMQEKHIDYIAKSVASVANK